A stretch of DNA from Methanogenium sp. S4BF:
CGCGGATCTGGTGTTCTTTGCGGTGAAGGTGCTGTTGGTGGTATTCTTCTCGGTGAGTCTGATACGGGTGGGCATGGCCCGGTTCCGTATCAATCACCTCGTGACCTTCTACTGGGGATATATCACTCTCATCGGGTTTGCCGGCATGATTCTCCTCGTGCTTGATGCCGTGCTCGGCATGGGGGTCGTCGCATGAGCCTTCTGCCCGCATTCCCTGAGGTGCTCCGCCAGTTCCTGAAGAAACCGGCGACCAATCTATTCCCGGCGCGCTATCTCCCCAAAAGCATCACCGGCTACCTGGCAAAGGTCTCCGCGGGTGAGGCAACCATCAACCCTCCGGTTGCCGTCCCGGAGAACTATCGGGGGAAAATAACCTATGACCGGGATGCCTGTATCGGGTGCAAACTCTGTATCCGGGTCTGCCCGGCGCACGCGATTGAATTCATCCCGGAGACAAAGACGGTGCGCATCTTTGTCACTCAGTGCATCTTTTGTTCCCAGTGCAATGATGCATGCCCGGTGTCGTGCCTGCACATGAGCGATGCCTTCATGGTGGCAGATACGGACCGCTACTCGGAAAACCTGATTGTTGAGTAACCCCGGTTACTCCTATCGGTTCTTTTTTATGCGTTCAGCTCGTTTCTGGAGAGTAAGCGGAACTGGTGCAGCATACCGGAGGCATCGGGAGAGAGTATGGATATTTTTCTGCAGACAGTGCTGATTCTCGGGCTGACGGGGACCCTGGCCGGACTGGGGGCAGGCATCCTTGGCGTCGGCGGGGGTTTTGTGATGGTCCCGGTGCAGTACTGGGTTCTGGCAGATCTGCTGGGGACAGACCCCACGCTTGCTACCCGGGTGGCCTTTGCAACAAGTCTTGCGGTTGTTCTTCCAACTGCGATTGCCACTGCCTCCGGCCATTCCCGCAAGGGGGCTGTTGCATGGGATGCGGTAAAACAGATGTGTGTCCCCGGCTTTTTTGCGGCCATCGCCGGGGCCTATGTGGCCACATCGGTGCACGGCGACTGGCTCAGGTATCTCTTTGGTGCCCTGCTCCTCGGTGCGGCCGTGAAGATGGCGCTGAAACCGACATATCACGCGGATAATGAACGTGACACCGCTGTCTGGCTGTCTGTCTTTGCAGGTGCCCTCTTCGGGTTTCTCTCCGGGCTTCTCGGGATTGGCGGCGGATATCTGATTGTGCTCTTTCTGACCCTTGTCTCAGGATATGAGATTCACCGTGCGGTCGGGACATCGACGGCATTTCTTATTTTTGCCTCCGCAGGGGGTGTGCTTGCGTATATCATATTCGGGTGGGGGGTAACCGGTATTCCCGCACCGTCACTGGGATATGTCGACCTCCACCAGTGGGTCATTCTTGTAGTGACGTCAATCCCTGCGTCCTTTGTCGGCGTCAGCCTCTCGCACAGCATATCTGCGCGCAGTCTCGAGTGGCTGTTCGTCGGTCTGCTGCTCCTGAGTGCGCTCAAGATGTTCGGCGTCTTCTAAGGAGATGGCCCGGGGTCTACCGGTATAACAGGAAAAAAACAACAGCGATGATGATGAGGATGATGACTGCCCAGAGAAAGGGGCGGCGTCTCCTGTCGTATTCACGCACCTCCTCACGGTACTCTTTCTGCAGTTCGCGCTCTTCTTCGGGTGCGGCGTCATCATCATACTCAACCACGAGTGCGCCGGAATAGCCGCATTTTTTGCAGCGGTAATGGTATCCGCCATATCCTCCTGCCACCGGGTAAATCTCTGTGCTGTTGCATCGCGGGCATCGTATCATGGCGGTTTCTCTCCTTTAGTTCCCGGAACCGGTATCCGGGGGTGCCGTGATATATTCAGGTATCTGTCTCTCTTCACCGCGGCAGAGCATATCTGCGACTTCCTCTCCTGCGCGCCGGACCGGTGCTGATATCCCTTCATGGAATACGGGGGGGCCCGGCTGGATGCCGATGAGGATGATCTCCGGCACATCGTCCTGCAGGTATTGCATGATGTGAGTGAGGGGGAGGGAATGGGTGTCAAACCCTGCCTGCCCGATGGAATCATGGGGGATTCTCCGGAACTCTCCGGGGGAAAGCTGCATGTCGGCGGCATCGACTATCACGAGGAGGCGGGGCTGCATCTTCCTGACCACGCCGGTGAAGTTTTCCGGCGCTGTTCCGCAGTCTGCCGCGTGCCAGCCGGGGCAGCCTGTTATGCGCCGTGCCACCAGTGGGCCGATGCCGTCATCCCCCATCATCGTATTTCCGACTCCAAAGAGTATTTTCACACCAGTATGTGGGAGGTGAAATGGCATAATGGGATCAATACAACAGGGAATCAGATGGGGGTTACCGCAACTGATTATAGATCCGGAAATAAACCTCTGAATGGATGACAGGAAGAAAAAATGCAGGTATCCTTTTCGTAGCAGCACTTCTCATCGCGGCAGGTATTCCTGCTGTGTGCGCTGAAGATGTTGCTGTAGATACGATTGCCGTTGAGAAGATCGATCTCTACAATCTGGCAGTGGATGAGGCCGGAGCCGGGAATTACACTGCTGCGATGCAGCATATCGATGCCGCGCTGGCAATCGACGGCAATTTCACGCTCGCCTGGGTAACAAAGGCGGGGATCAGTTCGGCGCAGGGTAACTACACCGGTGCACTCACTGCAGCAGAAGTGGCAACCACACTGAACCCGAATCAGGCGGACGCATGGGTGGTCACCGCCGATGCGCTCCTGAACCTTGGGCGCTATGCAGAGGCGGTTGAAGCGGCAGACAAGGCAATTATGCTGAATCCGGAAATGATCGAGTCGTATATCATCCAGGGTACTGCCTACGGGCAGATGGGTGAGTACGAAAAGGAGATTGCGGTTTCAGAAAAAGCACTTGAAATAGACTCCTCGGATACCCGTGTGTTGGGCAATCTTCATTTTGCACAGGCCAATACGGGTGTGGGGACTACTGAACCGACACGGGCACCGTTTCCTGTGGCAGGCGCCGTTTTTGGTGCGGGCGTGCTGTTCCTGATGTCCCGGCGCGGATGAGCGATCGCTGTAATAGGCAAAATATCTCTTTTTGACAACCGCTGCTCTGTGTGGCTGGAAAGAAACCGTTGAATCATTTTTGATATTCTTTTGTTCCGGCAGTACCGGGCAGAGATATTGTTCTCACGGGTGTGAAAGGGAGGCGACTCTCTCTTATGTGAAATACCTTATGAGAATGAAACTTTCAGCTCTGATGAATGAATGCTGTAAAAACGAGTGCGCCGACCGGGACTCGAACCCGGGTTTAGGCGTTGGCAACGCCTAGTGATAACCACTACACTATCGGCGCAATTCACCCTGTGATGCTGGCGCATCTCAGTGCTCTACAATATACTCTCCCGGAGAATATAATGGTATCGAATTGCGTTTCTGCACCCTTTGTTTTTGGAAAGGTGCCTGTTTTGTGCGAATTATATTTACTTACAATATATTGCCACTCGGATCAAAATCCCCGGATGTTCCTTTTCTCAGGCATACGAATGGAATGAAAGGTGATACCGTTAAATGCGTGCAGCATCTATCCTATTCAGGCATGATACCACTGATGATGGACCTCAGGGGTGCAAAGGTTGTGATTGCGGGCGGCGGCGCTGTCGGCGCCCGGAAGGCGCGTTATTTTGCCCATGAGGCGCACGTGGTGGTCCTCAGTCGTTCATTTCACCCGGATTTTGCAGAGATTGCTGCTGAGACGGTTGAGTGTGATCTGGCTGAAATGCATGATGATGAGATTGCATCCCTGCTCACCGGCAGTTTTCTGGTAATTACCGCCCTGGAACGCGCGGAGATGAACCAGAGAATCGGTTTCCTTGCGCGCCGGTGCGGTGCGCATGTGAATGATGCGGGAGGGGAGGGGGGCGATGTTATCATCCCGTCTGTTGTGCGGGGGGATACCTACTGCATCGGGATCTCCACCCATGGACGCAGCCCGGCTGTTGCACGCCATCTCCGCTTCTGCATTGAAGAGCACTGCGGTAACATCGACGGTATGGTGCGGCTGCAGGAGGCGCTGCGGGAAGACCTGAAACAGCGGGTCCCCGACCAGCGTGTCCGTTCACGGATTCTCAATGCAGTCCTTGACGACCCCGCGATGTGGGATGCCCTCTCCCACGGTGCAGAGCAGGCCAAAGAGCAGGCCCTCAGGAAATATCTATGAAGAACGGACTCATCCCATCGGTCGCCATCGCAGGCATCAGCCATCACGGAAGCGATATCGCAGAACTGGAGGCATTCCGCTTTTCAGACGAGGCGGCATTCCTTGCAGAAGCGAAAGAATGGTTTAAAGGGGCGCTTCTCCTCCAGACATGCAACCGGATCGAGTTTCTGGTAGAAGGGGATGCCTGTATGGCAGAGGCATTTCTTCGCGAACAGGGGCGGGATGGGTTCCGGACGCTGGAAGGAGAGGATGCACTGCGCCATCTCCTCCGGCTCTCTGCCGGCATTGACTCCATGGTCGTGGGGGAAGACCAGATACTCGGGCAGCTGAAAACGGCGCTGGCACTCTCCCGTGAGCACAGCGCATCCAGCCAGCTTGTGGAGCGGTGCATCACCAAGGCGGTGCATGTCGGCATCGAGGTGCGCAGGCGTACGAATATCAACAAGGGGGCGGTTTCCATCGGTTCAGCGGCGGTAGAGCTGGCAGAGGACCTCCTGGGAAGCCTTGACGGCCGCCATATTCTGGTGGTGGGCGGCGGTGAGATGGGCACGCTGGTGACCCAGGCGCTCGCGGAAAAAGATCTGACCGCGATCTATGTCACCAACCGGACCTTTGCCCGTGCGGAGGAGCTGGCACAGCTGGTGGGGGGAAAGGCCGTCCATCTGGATGAACTCTTCCGGTATGCCGCTCTTGCCGATGTCATTATTTCCTGCACGGCAGCTCCCCACCCCGTCATCCGCTATGAAGCAGTCTGTGATGCGATGCGGGGCCGTGTGTGGCCGCTTGACGAAGGCAAAAAACCGCTTGTTATCATTGATATTGCACAGCCGCGGGATGTGGAGGAATCGGTCGGAGATATCGATGGCGTCTATCTCTTCACCATCGATGATCTCCGTACGGTGAGTGAGAAGAATATGAACAACCGGAAAGAGGAGGCCGAAGAGGCGCATGCATTCCTGGATGCTGAGCTGGTACAGTTTGTGACGCTCCTCAACCGGGCCGGGGCCGGTGACCTTCTCGCCCATCTCCATTCCTGGGCAGAGATGATCCGGTGCCGGGAACGCGACAAAGCGGCTGCACGCCTCCGGTCATCGGGTGCACCGGCTGAAGAGATCCTTGATGACCTGTCACGGGTGCTTGTCAAAAAACTTCTCAATGACGTTACCTTTTCTGTGAGGCGGTGTGCTGAGAGCGGTGAAATTGAATATGCACAGGCCCTGGTGCACGCAGTAACTGCAGGAGATGACGAATGTTTCCGGAAAGACGATTGCGAAGACTGAGAAAAAGGAAGATTCAGCCTCTGTTTCAGGAGACTGTTCTGAGAACCGATGATCTGGTGGCCCCCATCTTTATTGACGAGACCGCTTCAGCGCCTGTTGAGATCGCCTCCATGCCGGGGCAGTACCGCTATCCCCTTTCGATGGCGGGAGAGGTGGCGCAAACGATTGCCGCAGCGGGAATCCGGGCGGTGATTCTCTTCGGCATTCCTGCACGAAAGGATGCCGGAGGAACTGAGGCATACAACCCCGATGGTGTTATTCAGGAGGCGGTCCGCGCAATGAAAGTGGCGGTGCCTGACCTGGTCGTGATAACCGATGTCTGCGCCTGTGAATATACGGACCACGGGCACTGCGGGATTGTCGGGGAGACCTCCTGCGGGCCCGACCTCCTGAACGACCCGTCCCTTGAACTGATGGCGCAGATTGCGGTGTCGCACGCGGAAGCCGGTGCGGATATCGTCGCCCCGTCCTGCATGCTTGACGGCATGGTGATGGCGATCCGTGAGGAGCTTGACTGCGAAGGCTATGAGGATACGGCCATTATGTCGTATTCCACCAAATTTGCGAGCTCCCTCTATGGTCCGTTCCGTGATGCGGCCGACTCCGGCTTCTCGTTCGGGGACCGGACGACCTACCAGATGAGCCCGGCCAACCCGCGTGAGGCGCTCCTTGAGTCGAAGATGGATCTTAAGGAGGGTGCGGATATCCTGATGGTCAAACCGGCCGGGATGTATCTGGACATTCTGCAGTCGGTTGCCTCCCTCGGCCTGCCGGTCGCAGCCTATCAGGTGAGCGGCGAGTATGCGATGATAAAAGCGGCCGCAGCAAACGGCTGGATCGATGAGAAGGCGGTCGCACTGGAGAGTCTTCTCGCTATCAAGCGGGCTGGTGCGGATCTTATCATCACCTACTTTGCGCAGGATGCAGCGGGGTGGCTGAAATGAGGAGTGAAGAGCTCTTTACCGAGGCACAGACCCTGATGCCCGGCGGCGTCTCCAGTCCGGTGCGTGCCATCAAACCCTATCCCTTCTATACCCGCAGTGCTGCCGGTTCGCGCCTCGTAACCGAGGACGGCGAGGAACTGATCGACTGCTGTCTCGGCTACGGCCCCCTGATCCTCGGCCATGCCCACCCAACGGTGCGTGAGGCGATCTGCGCCTGCACCGAAGGCGGCTGGCTCTACGGTACCCCCGCGGAGAAGGAGCTGACACTTGCCCGGATGATCATCGCCGATCACCCGTCGGTTGATATGGTCCGGTTTGTCTCCAGCGGTTCGGAGGCCACGATGGCGGCGATTCGCCTCGCCCGTGGGTTTACCGGGCGTGAGGACATCATCAAAATCGAGGGAGGGTTCCACGGGGCCCATGATGGTGTGCTCATCAAGGCGGGGTCCGGTGCGACCACGATGGGCGTTCCTGACTCCGCAGGAGTGATTCCCGATGTGGTGCGCCACACGCTGCAGGTGCCCTACAACAACACCGAAGCACTCTCGGAGCTTCTGGATAATAATGAGAATGTGGCGGCATTCATCCTCGAACCGGTGCTTGGCAATGTGGGCCCGGTGCTCCCGGATGACGGCTACCTTGCAGAGGTGCGCAAAATCACAGAGGAGCATGATGTGCTCCTTATTTTTGATGAGGTCATCACCGGCTACCGGCTGGGCATCGGCGGGGCGCAGGTGAAGTACGGGATTACGCCCGACCTGACGACCTTCGGCAAAATCATCGGCGGGGGGCTTCCCATCGGGTGTTTTTCCGGCCGGCGCGACATAATGCAGCTGACCGCACCGGCAGGGCCTGTCTATCAGGCAGGCACCTTCTCGGGGAATCCGCTCTCCCTGTCCGCAGGGATTGCCTGCCTGCAGCATCTGCGTGACAACCGGGATATCTATTCCACGCTCGCGGAGAACGCACGCGCCATCGGTGAGTCCATTCCTTCCGCACAGGCAGGCGGGTTTGTGAATCTGGGTTCGATGTTCAAACTCTTCTTCCGGAATACGCCGCCCCGTGACTACCGCGAGGCAAAGGAGAGCGACACAGCGGCATTCTCCGTCTTCTGGAATGCGATGCGGAAGCGGGGCATCTTCCTGCCGCCGTCGCAGTTTGAGACGAATTTCCTCTCTGCGGCGCACACCGACGACGATGTGGCGACGATTGCCGGGGCCTATAGCGCATGCCTCTGAAGGCCGGCACCCGGGGGTCACGCCTCGCGATGGCGCAGACGGACCGCGTCTGCGGGCAGCTTGCAGAACGGGGCATTGAGACGGCGGTCACCGAGATAAAGACCGTCGGCGACGCACTGACCCACGTCCCGATGCATCAGGTAGGGGGTCAGGGCATCTTTGTCCGGGCGCTGGATGATGCCATCCTTGCAGGCGAGATCGACTTTGCGGTTCACAGCATGAAGGACATCCCGGCCTTTCGGCCGGAGGGGCTCTGCACCGTGGCAGTGCTGGAACGGGACTCCCCGGCAGACTTCCTCGTCCACGAGTGCGACATCGAGGATATCCGTGTCGTGGGGACGTCGTCCACCCGCAGGCGTGCACAGCTCATGAGAAGCAGTCTGGATGTCGAAATTCGCGAACTCCGCGGCAATGTGGATACCCGCCTGCGGAAACTGCACGAAGGCCAGTATGATGCGATTGTCCTCGCAGAGGCCGGGATGCAGCGGCTAGATATGGACCTTCCCGGGACGCAGCTTCTCCCGCAGTGGTTTGTGCCCGCACCCAATCAGGGCACCATTGCAGTGGTATGCCGGGATGATTCGGCACTCACTGAACAGCTGTCGTGTGTTGATCATCCGCAGACCCGGAAGGATACGGAGATTGAACGGGCGGTGATGGAGGAGATTGGCGGCGGGTGCTTTACTCCGCAGGGCGTATACTGCCATGACGGATTTCTGATTGCTGAAGTGCTCTCCCTTGACGGCAGCCGCTATGAACGGGTTGAGGACAACGGCGATTCGGTGGAGGAAGGCCGGCTCATCGGCAGAAAACTCAAACATATTAGCTGGGACCTGATTGAGGAGGCCCGGCAGACCCTGGGACTATCAGGAACGGAACAATCATGAACGGAACAGTGTATCTTATCGGGTCCGGTCCGGGTGGGCTGGGCATGATGACCATCCGGGCACGCGAGGTGCTCGATTCGGCTGATGTCATCCTCTATGATCAGCTCCCCGGTGCTGAGGTGATTGCCTCGCTGCCAAAGACGGCTGAATGTATTGATGTCGGAAAATACGGCTCTGACCATACGCTCGAACAGGAAGAGATTGAAGCCCTGATGGTGAAGTATGCGAAAAAAGGGCTCCGTGTCGTCCGCCTGAAAGGGGGAGACTCCTTTCTCTTCGGACGCGGCGGTGAGGAGATGGAGACGATGCGGGAGCACGGCATTCCGGTTGAGGTGGTGCCCGGCATCACGAGTGCCATCGCCGTCCCCGAGTGCGTGGGCATTCCTGTCACCCACCGGAAATGGGCGAGTCAGGTCACTATTCTCACCGGCCATGAAGATCCCACGAAAGAGGAGTCTGCCCTGAACTGGCAGTGGCTTGCGCAGACAACCGGGACCATTGTCATCCTGATGGGCGTGAAAAACCTCCCGAAGATTGCCGAGGCCCTTGTCGCAGGCGGCATGAACCCCGATAAACCGGTGGCGATCATCGAACGCGGCCTGCGGCCCGACCAGCGGGTGACGTGTGCTCCTCTTGACAGGATTGCCGAGACTGCACGGGAAGCGGGTGTGAAGCCTCCTGCGGTTGTTGTGATTGGGGAGGTCGCGACGCTTTATAGGGATGGGTCTGAGGGTAGGATGCATATTACGGGTGCGTGATTTGCGCTGCCATGCGTTGTGAAATAAGAAGCAAAGCGGGTATTGGGAATCGTTCTCCCGAGCATGATTCGGCATTATGCCACGAGCGGTCAGTAGTGCATCACCTCATGTCCACCTCCCGGCAATGGGTCGTTAATGCCCCATCATTTATTTCTCAATATGCATACTCCCCGGTCGTATGGCGTGAAGTCGGGAAGGACCGGGACGGGCATTCTCTCTTATCAATTGGTTCAAATATGTTCCATCTGGAACAAAATGTGCTCATTCTGATCCGTCAAATGTGAGATCAGTTCTGGCTTCTGAATAGGTTAGAGTTGATTGGAATATCAGTTTCCTGCTGGGAAGCACATTCATTGAAAATAAATATATATTCATTATTTTTTGATCGAAAGGTTAATTCTCAATTTAATATGGGTGGGTAAGTTGGCAATTAAGAATTAATTCAGTATATATATCTTGGTTAAAGAAATATATCATTATTTAAGGGGTGTTTATGTGGATTATGCAATAAGGAAGGGACATTTTGGATCTGAAGAACTAATCTATGCTAAAGACCCTGAAGATTCGCGATACATTCAAAATCTCCAAAATAGCCAGTTAATTTGTCCTGAGTGTAGGGAGCCAGTTATATTCATAAACACATTGAAGAGGATCTATTTTCGACATACACCAAACAATCCAAATACTCATGATTGTCCCAACTATTCAGATAGTAAATATGCAGAACAATACCAGCAACAACAGGAGTTGCGTAAATCTGGTCAACGTTCAAAGCGGATCTATATTTCGAAGAGTGGGGAGACCTTTGGACTTTTTCTTGGTTTTCCTCCATTGGATGAGGAGGTCGTTGTAGCTGCTAAAAATGAACATCTTGTAATACAAATCATCAATCCAAACCATGCGGAACTAAAAGAAAATAAACTCCTTATTAATCAGGTAATTCCAAGAGAAACCACTTTCATTCGGCTGATGTGGATATATGACAATTATTCACTCAAATATAGTGAATGTTCAGTCAGTGATGATATAATAAATATCTGGGATGAAGATTTAGCAGGACTTCCGGAATCTGGTGCATTGTTTGCATATAGAAAAGATTATGCTAGGGGTATATCCGATTATGGAGAAATTACCACAGACAAATACTATTATTTTGCAACAGCTACTGAAATTCCGGATAGTTATAACGATTTTCTCGAATATGAGTTTGCAGGAAAACTCGAAGGTAGGACCATTGGATATGAATCTAAATGGATGATCTACCGAGTGCAGTTTACTAAAGTCACCGAAAATGCCCATGAATTTGCAAATTTAATGAGAGTTGAACTTATTGAGTGGCATCCTCCTTTAATTCCGATTTGGCCTCCACATGTGCAGTTTGGAAACAGGCAAGTTTATAGTAGACCAACAACAGTCGTCAGTCTTGCGCAAAGATCTGATGAATCGGATTATTATCAGGAAACAGATACACAATCTTGTCTACCTATTCCAAAATATCGAATTAATGCTGGATGGTTACTGTCCTCCTCTGTCAAGGGTTCCATGCACATAACATCGTCTTCTGGACAATATGAATCACACCTCACATGTGAATATACTGAAGAGATATCTCAATATTTTGCCCCGGAAATAACATTGGAATACGAGAAAAAAACACTTGAAAATGGTGACCTTTTCCTCCTCAAAGAGAAGCCATACTTATCTTTTAAATCGGACAGCAAGTGTAACATTTACCACTATTCTGAAAGACAACTGAAAAACATTCACTGGAATAAAATGTCTATTCTTGAATTTTTTGACCTTTCTAAAGGAGACCGTATTTGTGTACGCCATGGAATGGATATAGTCTATCAGGTAGCCATTCCAAAACACATTTCAAAAGTAATAAATGCCTCAGTAAATAACGACGAGGAGATCCATAAGAAACTTGTTCTGTTGGGGGGCACGTTTATACCAACGCCCGTGAATACTAAATATATTCTGAGTAATCTTGGAAATTATCCTAAAGTCAGTGGCTATCTTCGCCAAGCGCTACAATATGGGAAAATCCCACAACACGCATATGACAATCTTATTTCTGAATTCACCTGAAGAGTTGAAAAATAATGACTAATTCAAAAAAATATTCCAATTTACATTGCTGCATTGGTATTCCGGTGAAGTTTAGTGACGATGACATCAAAGTCTTAAGGATTGCAGATATTTCTACAGCAGACTGGAATAAAAACAGAGTAAATTCCATTGGAAAAATTTATACTAATCCAGATGAGGGAACCATGCTCATACCAGTTAATCTGGAGAAAACCCCGGTCCAGTCTGAGCATGACAATGTTGGACTCTGGGTGTGGAAAGAAGATGATAATTCTGAGGGGTACGACGCAGCCCCTTATTCAGTCCTTCATAAAAAAATTAATTTCAAATACACTTATTATGAACTCATCTTCTTGAAAACTCCGGAATCACCAGACCATCTGAGGTTATTGGTGGGTTCTGATGATGAGTTTGCACGTGTATTGGAAAATGGGATTGTTGTTCCGGATACGTTTTCAGACAACCTCCTTGTAGTCTACGATTACAATGAAGAAGATTACTTATGCGTTGAAATAAATAAAGCGACATCCTGTCTACGATATAATCAGTTGCTCTTTGTAACTGATAAAAAGTCATTGAATCGATATAATATCAAAAGAACTGATGTTATTGATTCGTTCGATCCGAAATATAAAGATTTATTTTCTGAGAATTCCGTAGACCTGACTCGAAGGCTCATCTACACCAAGATGAAAATGAGTCAAAATGATAAGTTGGATTCTTTATCCCTCCATACTGATTCAGCCCGTTTTGCAAGATATTTTTACCATATTGCCACTCGCCTGAACTATTCAGAAGATGAGAAAAAACTAGTAAATAAAATAATCACCGAAGCCCTATCAAATTTAAAATTACAACCCATTTTGACAGAATCACCAGAGAATGAGCAACGGCTTGAATTGCAAACAGAGATCATAAACTCGTATCTCAACACAGACGATAAAGTTGAGGAATTTGTAAGAGGGGTTATTGCACATGTCCCAAAGATCAATGAAGAATATGTTGCCAAAATGCAACATGAAGTCAATCAAGGATTGCTTGAGCAAAAAAAGGCTTTGGGGAACGAAATAGATTATCTAAAAAGTATTATCGATGGCCTTAATGGGGAGATTCTCGCAAAAACTGCGGAGAAAACCGCTGAAACTGAAGCATTAAAATCACTCAAGAAAATTGTCGAATCTGAAGGCGAGCGAGAAAGAGCTGAATTAAAATCCCAGATCGAACAGAAGCTTAAAGAATTTGAAACAGCTCAAAAAAAGATTATTGTTGAGGAAATTGCCGCCTTTAAAGAAGAACATCTACAGGCCATCATAAAAGAGGGTGAACAGTTTAGAGCTAATCAAAAGAATGCCATCCTAAATAATCTTCAGTCTCTTCGTGAGGAATTTGACAAACTTCAAGATGAAATAGCTTTATCGGAGGTCTCCAAGGAACAGTTGCAGAATGAAATTTCTGATAAACAACGCATTTGGGAAGAATTATCTAAACTTGAGCAGGATAAACGAGATTTAGAAGCAATAAATGAGCAGTTAAAGACTTATTGCGAACTTAAAACCAGTGATATTCAACAGAATCCTGGGAAATTCCTGGGAGATCTGGCATTATTCAAAGGTATTCTACCATCCGGAGTGCCTGAAAATATAAGTGTTGTCTCCTCATCAAATTCAGGTCTGTTTGTTCAACCATCAAAAGAATATGGATCAGATCCGTTTGAAATTACTGAGATTGGAGGATTGGTTGGTTATCTGAGTGACAATCTATCGAACGTTGGGGTTGAGATCGAATATGCAAATATCCTTGCTGAATTCATCGCAGGAGCATATCTGACGAGAACCCCACTTCTCCTTACGGGGTGTAATGCAAATCCCATAGCTGAAGCCATCTCAGTTACCCTCTGCTCACAAACTCCTGAGATTATATCAGTCCCTACTGGTTACAACGACTATTCATCATTACTAAATGCTGTGAAAAATACCTGCGGCAATGTTGTTCTTCTTCAAAATGCCATTGGGTCCATTGACGAATACTGTTATACGCATCTTGCAAGGGATATTCATGATGAAAATCCCGAAAAATATCTCATGTTCTCACTTGATTTCACTGAAAACATGCGGATACTTCCTTCAAGTGTACTGGGATACATGGCCCTCATCAATTCTGAAGATGTGATTAGCTCTATTACAAGAGATTTCTTGGACCCCGCTAACTGTGCCAAAGCGACACCTGCTGAAAGAACTTCGGAGGAAGTAAAGGAACTGTATCAAAGAATTGTTAAGCTTTCATCTGGAACAAATACAACG
This window harbors:
- a CDS encoding glutamate-1-semialdehyde 2,1-aminomutase, which translates into the protein MRSEELFTEAQTLMPGGVSSPVRAIKPYPFYTRSAAGSRLVTEDGEELIDCCLGYGPLILGHAHPTVREAICACTEGGWLYGTPAEKELTLARMIIADHPSVDMVRFVSSGSEATMAAIRLARGFTGREDIIKIEGGFHGAHDGVLIKAGSGATTMGVPDSAGVIPDVVRHTLQVPYNNTEALSELLDNNENVAAFILEPVLGNVGPVLPDDGYLAEVRKITEEHDVLLIFDEVITGYRLGIGGAQVKYGITPDLTTFGKIIGGGLPIGCFSGRRDIMQLTAPAGPVYQAGTFSGNPLSLSAGIACLQHLRDNRDIYSTLAENARAIGESIPSAQAGGFVNLGSMFKLFFRNTPPRDYREAKESDTAAFSVFWNAMRKRGIFLPPSQFETNFLSAAHTDDDVATIAGAYSACL
- the hemC gene encoding hydroxymethylbilane synthase — its product is MPLKAGTRGSRLAMAQTDRVCGQLAERGIETAVTEIKTVGDALTHVPMHQVGGQGIFVRALDDAILAGEIDFAVHSMKDIPAFRPEGLCTVAVLERDSPADFLVHECDIEDIRVVGTSSTRRRAQLMRSSLDVEIRELRGNVDTRLRKLHEGQYDAIVLAEAGMQRLDMDLPGTQLLPQWFVPAPNQGTIAVVCRDDSALTEQLSCVDHPQTRKDTEIERAVMEEIGGGCFTPQGVYCHDGFLIAEVLSLDGSRYERVEDNGDSVEEGRLIGRKLKHISWDLIEEARQTLGLSGTEQS
- the cobA gene encoding uroporphyrinogen-III C-methyltransferase, whose product is MNGTVYLIGSGPGGLGMMTIRAREVLDSADVILYDQLPGAEVIASLPKTAECIDVGKYGSDHTLEQEEIEALMVKYAKKGLRVVRLKGGDSFLFGRGGEEMETMREHGIPVEVVPGITSAIAVPECVGIPVTHRKWASQVTILTGHEDPTKEESALNWQWLAQTTGTIVILMGVKNLPKIAEALVAGGMNPDKPVAIIERGLRPDQRVTCAPLDRIAETAREAGVKPPAVVVIGEVATLYRDGSEGRMHITGA